The Algoriphagus sanaruensis genome window below encodes:
- the uxaC gene encoding glucuronate isomerase: MLTSQTEKSFLTEDFLLHSGYAKILYHDYAKHLPIIDYHNHLPPAEIASNRKFENISKIWLAGDHYKWRAMRTLGVSENFITGQASDPEKFEKWAYTVPFTMRNPLYHWTHMELSRYFGVQGLLTSKNASEIYFQTSEMLQDQSFRARNLLESMNVEVVCSTDDPADDLSHHETYFNNPGKVELYPAFRPDKSFAIENPMTYASYLEKLGKAANLEIKSYDDLLGALGNRISYFHARGCRLSDHGLEHMCYSKDSNLSPEGIFSKVIGGTAPSTEEVIFFKHQVLKFLCQSYHKNGWSQQFHLGALRNTNSRMLATLGPDTGFDSIGDFDQATALAAFLNDLDSTNQLAQTVIYNLNPRDNEVFATMIGNYNDGSVKGKIQFGSGWWYLDQKDGMEKQINTLSNMGLISCFIGMLTDSRSFLSFPRHEYFRRILCNLFGQDVENGELPWDEKWLGKLISDICYFNAKNYFDFSNQNYTFK, encoded by the coding sequence ATGCTGACTTCACAAACTGAAAAATCATTTCTGACTGAAGATTTCCTTTTGCATTCAGGGTATGCAAAAATCCTATACCATGACTACGCGAAACATTTACCCATCATAGATTATCATAATCATCTTCCTCCTGCTGAAATTGCCTCCAACCGAAAGTTTGAGAACATCAGCAAAATTTGGCTTGCAGGTGATCATTACAAATGGAGAGCCATGAGGACTTTGGGGGTTTCTGAAAACTTTATCACTGGACAAGCCTCTGATCCAGAAAAATTTGAAAAATGGGCTTACACTGTTCCTTTTACCATGAGGAATCCTTTGTACCACTGGACTCATATGGAACTCAGTCGGTATTTTGGAGTTCAAGGGCTTCTTACTTCCAAAAACGCCTCTGAAATTTATTTCCAAACCAGTGAAATGCTCCAGGACCAAAGTTTCAGAGCTCGAAATTTGTTGGAATCTATGAACGTGGAGGTGGTCTGTTCAACAGATGATCCCGCAGATGATCTTTCTCATCATGAAACTTACTTTAACAATCCAGGCAAAGTAGAACTTTATCCTGCCTTTAGACCAGATAAGTCATTCGCAATCGAAAACCCAATGACTTATGCATCCTACCTTGAAAAATTAGGTAAAGCTGCAAACCTTGAAATCAAGTCTTATGATGATCTTTTAGGTGCGTTAGGAAATCGAATTTCATATTTCCACGCTAGAGGCTGTAGACTTTCTGATCATGGCCTTGAGCACATGTGCTATTCGAAAGATTCCAACTTATCTCCCGAAGGAATATTCTCCAAAGTCATCGGAGGTACAGCTCCTTCGACAGAAGAAGTGATTTTCTTTAAGCATCAAGTCCTTAAGTTTCTTTGTCAGTCTTACCATAAGAACGGTTGGAGCCAACAGTTTCATTTAGGAGCATTACGAAATACCAATTCCCGAATGTTGGCAACATTAGGTCCGGATACCGGCTTTGATTCCATCGGAGATTTTGACCAGGCGACAGCTCTCGCAGCATTCCTAAACGATTTAGATTCAACCAATCAACTTGCGCAGACCGTCATTTACAACTTGAACCCAAGAGATAATGAAGTCTTCGCAACTATGATCGGAAACTACAATGACGGTTCAGTCAAAGGCAAAATTCAATTTGGATCTGGTTGGTGGTATTTGGATCAAAAGGACGGAATGGAAAAACAAATCAATACCCTTTCAAACATGGGATTGATCAGCTGTTTTATTGGAATGCTCACAGATTCAAGAAGTTTCTTATCCTTTCCTCGACATGAGTATTTCAGAAGGATTCTTTGTAACCTTTTTGGCCAGGATGTAGAAAATGGGGAATTACCTTGGGATGAAAAATGGCTCGGAAAATTGATTTCTGACATTTGCTATTTCAATGCTAAAAACTACTTCGACTTTTCAAATCAAAACTACACCTTCAAATAA
- a CDS encoding LacI family DNA-binding transcriptional regulator, with translation MSTGVNLKELAAELKLSPSTVSRALNDSYEISEATKKKVISMAEKLNYQPNPFARSLRENKSKTIAVVIPERMSSFFSKVVDGIEEITQQYGYHLLVYSTHEDVDREKRIVNLLMNGRADAIVMSVSSQTSDISHLTRLHERGFPLVFFDRICTDIPTTKFITNDYDSAYEGTKHLIQQGCRKIAFLMLSKELSITKDRHRGYLDALSHAGLSPEPGLNLTCCQGEEENIEAIRQMLQSPDRPDGILSSVEKLALATYHAVRRTDLKIPQDLKIVSYFSNLSIAGLLTPSLTTITQPAFSIGEECAKLLMKKLTKPRQPDLPNQLITVPSKITMRASTIVV, from the coding sequence ATGAGTACCGGAGTCAATCTCAAAGAATTGGCCGCAGAGCTAAAACTTTCTCCATCTACGGTATCCCGTGCCTTAAATGATAGCTATGAAATCAGCGAAGCCACTAAGAAAAAGGTGATTTCGATGGCAGAAAAGTTGAATTATCAGCCTAATCCATTTGCTCGAAGTCTTCGTGAGAATAAGAGTAAAACCATTGCGGTCGTTATTCCGGAGCGGATGAGTAGCTTTTTTTCAAAGGTTGTGGATGGAATAGAAGAAATAACACAACAATATGGGTATCATCTTTTGGTGTATAGTACCCATGAAGATGTGGACCGAGAAAAAAGAATCGTAAACCTATTGATGAATGGTCGGGCAGATGCAATTGTCATGTCTGTCTCCAGTCAGACCAGCGATATATCTCATTTGACTAGGTTACACGAGCGAGGATTTCCATTGGTATTTTTTGATCGGATTTGTACAGATATTCCTACCACAAAATTTATCACCAATGATTATGATAGTGCCTATGAAGGCACCAAGCATCTGATTCAGCAAGGTTGTCGAAAGATCGCCTTCTTAATGTTATCAAAAGAACTTTCTATCACTAAGGATCGGCATAGAGGATATTTAGACGCACTGAGTCATGCAGGCTTATCTCCTGAGCCTGGATTGAATTTGACCTGCTGTCAAGGGGAAGAAGAAAACATTGAGGCTATCAGACAAATGCTACAATCTCCGGATCGTCCTGATGGTATTTTGTCTTCTGTGGAAAAACTTGCTTTGGCTACCTATCATGCAGTTCGTAGAACAGATCTAAAAATCCCTCAAGATCTGAAAATCGTTAGCTATTTCTCTAATCTGAGCATTGCAGGTTTACTCACGCCTAGCTTAACCACAATCACTCAGCCTGCATTCAGTATTGGTGAGGAATGTGCGAAGCTATTGATGAAAAAATTAACCAAGCCACGTCAACCTGATCTACCTAATCAATTGATCACTGTGCCTTCAAAAATTACGATGCGCGCTTCTACCATTGTAGTATAA